Genomic window (Alligator mississippiensis isolate rAllMis1 chromosome 4, rAllMis1, whole genome shotgun sequence):
CCGACTGTACCTCTGCGCCGCGGCCGCTCCCCGTTGCTGCTCCGGCCTCCGCCGCCGCGCCGGGGCAGGGccgcgctggtgcccccccgccgggggcggggcacggggctgggacgGGCGCAGgcggctccctctccctctccctccgcCGCTGAGTCACTGCGCTCGCCTCCCCCTTCCGGCGGGCGCTGCGCTCGCTTCTTCCCGCCCCAAGGCGGGATCCGAGCCCCGGCTCGCCCAGGGCGGGGCACGCCCAGGGAGACTccgtggggaagcagcagggagccaggcctggggctgagcTGGCTTGGAAGCCTTGTGGGCAGGGCCCTTAGCACCAGGGGCCTTATTTGTCCCTGGCAGCCAGGCCTCGCAGGCCCTTTGCTTACCAGGTGAGACTGGGTCTCGCCAAGGCACCGGTTTTGCTTGAGGCCTCGGCCCTCCCGCCTGCCCGGGCCCATTACCCTTGGTGCCTTTTGCGAGGTTTGCCCTTAACACCGTCAGATGTGGGGACTGGGGCCGTGTCAGTCACCCAGGCAAGGGATACTAGCTCATGTTTTTGCCCCGCCCTGAGGAGCTCCCATTTACTGCCCCACTTTGCTAGGCAGGGAGCATTTAACAGTCCTGACCCCGGTTCCCTCGGTCTGGCAAGTTGTCTGGGCGCTTTGGGAGTCTCAGATCAGCCCTCTGAAGAGAGCAGGAGGCTCAGCCTGGAAACAAACGAAGGAAGGCaccccccctttctcccccttttcctccctcccgaTGGCAGATGATTGGCTGAGAACTTGACACTGGAGGCTGGCACTGGCCGAGGCTGGgtccctgccccttgcacacaAGCTGCCTCTCCACACATGCTTGTACTAAAAACGCCGTTCACCGCGTGAACGCCACCATGGTGCAGCAAGTCCTCTACAGAGCTCTGGTCTCCTCCAAGTGGCTCGCAGAGTGTGTCCGGGCCAACCGAATTGGGCCCAGCCTGCAAGTGCTGGATACCTCCTGGTATGCTCCCAGGGAGAAGAGCGCCCAGCAGGATTTCTACGAGAGGCACATCCCCCGTGCCTCATTCTTCGATATTGAGGAATGTAAAGACAAGTCGTCATCCTATGAGCTCATGCTCCCCAGCGAGGCGCGCTTCGCTGACTACGTTGGGCAGCTGGGCATCAGCAACGACACGCACGTGGTGGTGTACGATGGGGATGACTTGGGGAGCTTCTATGCACCCCGGGCCTGGTGGATGTTCCGGGTCTTTGGGCACAGAACAGTCTCGGTGCTGAATGGTGGGTTCAAGAACTGGTTGAAAGAGGGGCATCCTGTGACGTCGGAGGTCAGCCGCCCAGAGCCAGCGGTGTTCAAAGCCACCCTAAACAAGTCCCTGCTGAAGACCTATGAGGAGATGGTAGAAAATCTGGAATCCAAGCGGTTCCAGGTGGTGGATTCCAGGTCAGAGGGGAGGTTTCGTGGGACAGAACCAGAGCCAGGGAAAGAAGGTAGGAGTGCCCCTGTCAGCTAGGGTTGGATGTTTGCTCATATTAACTCGAGCACAAGCCCTTCCCCATGCTAACATACACACACCTTATCTAATGTACAGGTGTACCTTATCCCTAATACCTACCTCTGCTTGCTTCCCCGCGCATAAGATGGGACCCGCACCTCAACACGCAGATCAGGCTGCCTGAAGAGATCAGGGCTGTTTGGAACTAGGGTTTCCTTTCAATCTGTTTCTAAAGACAGGAACAATTGTGAAATTCAGAACTGGTTGTAGATGTCCCTTAGGTTTAAAATTGTGGCCtggttccccccttccccagcacctgCTGGGAGTTAATCAGCTGTATACAGGCTTGGGAAATTAGAATCGCTAGACTTTTCTGTTCAATTCATTTCTATTGTTAAGAGACGTGCACACTATTACTATTCATTCCCACACCTCATCTTAGTTACGTACGCTAGCAGAAACCCAAGCTGTT
Coding sequences:
- the TST gene encoding thiosulfate sulfurtransferase, which encodes MVQQVLYRALVSSKWLAECVRANRIGPSLQVLDTSWYAPREKSAQQDFYERHIPRASFFDIEECKDKSSSYELMLPSEARFADYVGQLGISNDTHVVVYDGDDLGSFYAPRAWWMFRVFGHRTVSVLNGGFKNWLKEGHPVTSEVSRPEPAVFKATLNKSLLKTYEEMVENLESKRFQVVDSRSEGRFRGTEPEPGKEGLEPGHIPGTINMPFFNFLTEAGFEKSPEELQRMFQEKKVDLSKPLIATCRKGVTACHIALAAYICGKPDVAVYDGSWSEWFRRAPPEYKVSERKRSTA